Within Triticum dicoccoides isolate Atlit2015 ecotype Zavitan chromosome 1B, WEW_v2.0, whole genome shotgun sequence, the genomic segment TCCCCCATACCATGGTGACTTTGCTGCTACTCTGCTCCAGACCATCACCACGGTTGCCGGTCAGCCACCCTATCAACCTCTCCTTGTTCTCTGGGATCCCCACAATGTCCTTGTCCCTGGTGAAGTGCAAAGCTTGATTTTCCAATTTAGAGGCAGATCTGCCTATCCCAACAATGACTGCATAATCCTTCTTCCTCGGTTTGGCATCTTGCAGCTTCCCTTTCATTTCTTGGAGCTTGTCTGCCAGGCGGTGCCAGGTTTTGATAtgcttgagcctcttcttcatcttgcCAGCGAACCCTCCTTGCCTGTTGTCCTCCAGCTTGTAGGTGAACTCGTCGACGACGTCCTCGATCTGGAAGGCGAGGCACCTGATCTCGCCGAGAAAGATGGCGGTGGTCTTGTTGGCGTCGTTGAACCGCTCCGCATCCTGCAGGTAGGCCTGCATGCCCTCCAGCTCCGCCTTGGATAGGCGGATCTTGCCGAAGAGGCCCCTGAGGGCGGCCGCTTCCATGCCGAACAGTGAGCAGCCGAAGATGGCTGCCTCTTTGGCCAGCACGGCCCCGAGCGTGACCACCAGCTGCCCGACAAGAGCCTCCGCCATGGTTGTTGAGGCATTCTTATTTGTGAGACAACGGTTATTGAGAGCAACTCCAACCAAGGTACCAGATCTCACTCACCGAATTCTCATTGGAGTACCAACATCCAAACATCGCCCCCCTTATTTCTTTGTGCACTCCAACCCACCCAACAGATCTCAGGCACCTACATTCAATTCTATGGATTCCATATAACCATCAAACCTCTCTCTCCACATAGGTATGGATGGCTGATTTGGGTGTGAGGAAGAAGTAACCTGCAAAATCAGTACAAATAAGAGCATCAGGGGCTTGCTGCCTCCTCCTCTTCCAGATCGAGGCAGGCAGAGCAATGCGGCGGCGGCGCGCTCTAGGACGTTGCTGCTGCTGGCCTCTCGCTCTCTCGCCCTCTCGCTCTCTCGCCTCTATCTCCGCATCCACGCcagggctgggtggcggacggcgcGGCGGGGAGGTCCGGGCGCCCACCGACCCAACCTCGACGCAGAGCAAGAGCAGGACTGCGCGGCGGCGGTAGAGCCTCCGGGGGAAGGGACGACGCGCCGGATTGGACTTGCAGATTTTGACTTTCCTTCTCCGGGTAAAGACTGCATACAATCCCCTCCAAGTTGATGTCGTGCTGACTACTTGCACGCTGAGGGCCTCCCGGCAAGGAGCGCTCCCAGCCATTAGATTTTGAACGGGAGGCATCTCGGGCGTCCACTGGAATCGCCAAATTGCGATTTTTGGTACTGCAAACAACGTATCTCGGAGACTCTCTACACACGAAGAAGAAGCACACTACGGTGCCTCCACCCACCCACCGCCAAAACACTGGCCGtctcaccgtcgccgccctcgacAATTTTCATGCCGATCTCCTAGCTCTCTCCGCACCTCAGCCCCCCGGTCCCATGAATTTGAATGAGCTTGCAGGTGGCCCCATAGAACCCAGCTCGGGAGACGGCGAAGTCAAGGTCGTCTGccctctcctacatcgtcatcgtcatcgccaTCTACATATCAAATTTGAAGTTTGATGTTCAAATTCGATGGGTTTAACACAAGGGATATATTGAAGAGGATCCGGAATGACCAAATAGTTCAAATTCGATTTTATTTTAACAGATCCATTGCAAGGGGATAAACAAAATGTACACGAGAGTTACAGGGGTACGCGGTGGGGGTAGGAACCAGCTAAACAAACACGGTCTTTAGCTTACTGCAACATCATTCCAGATTGGTTTCCAGCAGAATATGTCCATGCTTTAATGAACAATGTTGTAGCATGGATGCTGAAGAGATACTTATTACTCAGTAATTACGACAGCTTATATTGATTACAAGTGCCAATGGCAGTACACAAACTGAAAAGCTCGAAAGATGGACGAGGGAACAAGCGGCATTGCTCCTGAAGGATCGGTCGCATCAGGGACGTGCGTACATGCTGGCACGCTGAAGCTTTCTAACATTGCCGCCAGGAAATCACCAGTTCACGGAA encodes:
- the LOC119349971 gene encoding putative disease resistance protein At1g50180; the encoded protein is MAEALVGQLVVTLGAVLAKEAAIFGCSLFGMEAAALRGLFGKIRLSKAELEGMQAYLQDAERFNDANKTTAIFLGEIRCLAFQIEDVVDEFTYKLEDNRQGGFAGKMKKRLKHIKTWHRLADKLQEMKGKLQDAKPRKKDYAVIVGIGRSASKLENQALHFTRDKDIVGIPENKERLIGWLTGNRGDGLEQSSSKVTMVWGMPGVGKTTLVAHVYRTLKVDFEAAAWVTVSESYRLEDLRKKIAVNIGNTEMRSLAESIHNYFQGKKFIMVLDDVWIMRMWSEIRNVFPTSNCTGRFLITSRNHEVSLLATRECAIHLKPLQSHNSWELFVVWHCDTSFAVPACTSV